The DNA window AACACCAGCAAGCTTCCGCTTGCCTTCGACGTATCTGCTGGCCCGGATGGCAAGCAGAATATCGTCACGGCCAGTGCATGGATGCATTGCCACGAATTTCTCTATCGCGCGGCGCAACGTGGGCTTTCTTTGACAGCGTCAGGCGGAACCGATGCGCAGACGATGGCCGGTTTAATTTCGACCAACACCGCCGGGGCCACCGTTCACACCGATGTTTACGAGACATTGCGGTGGGTCGAATATCTGGCCATTTCACCCAACGGAAAATCTCTTGTTACCAAGCGGGTGAACCGCGGCGATGCGGACTTCACAGCGGTGATGTGCTCGCTGGGAAGTATCGGCTTCATCACCGAGGTCGGTTTTGAATTGGTGCCGCAATTGTTTTTCGAAGGCGGCTTTCGCGTTGCCCAACTCGATGATATTTTGGGTGATGTAGCCAAGACCTGTGACACCTATGATTTCTGGCGGATTGAATGGGTGCCGACGATGGATTGGGGCCTGCTTTGGTTCGCCAATCAGATCGAAGGCAAGGGGCAGCCGGTCCAAAGCTGGCCGCCGAATGCCAATGAGAAAAAGCTGGAGGAATTCTTCCAAGAGAATGAAGTGACGGCCGGCGCATTTATGAATGACGCGCTGCAGGGACTTTACTCTGCGATGAAGACGCAATTTCAACCAACCACAATTGATGGGCCAATGCGCAATGTGATCCCGGTTGACCGGTTTGCGCCGCTTCATGTGGCGATGGCCGAGTGGAGCTTTGATCCGGCTGATCTGCCCCAGCTGCGGCAAGTCTGCCAAACCTATTTCGAAGCCAACAAATGGCCCAATCTTGCGACCGAGGTGGAATGTACCAAAACCGACGGCAACTTGATGTCGCCGTGGAATTGGCCGGGGCTACCCTATATTATCAAGTTCAATTTTCAATATTTGACGGACTTCTTGAGCGCAGACCAAAAGTTGGAGATTTTCACGCATCTAAAGGGGCTGTGGGACGCAATCGATGCTGCGGGCATCCCGTTCAAGGCGCATTGGGGCAAGATTAATTTCCTGACGCCTGAACGGGTGAAGCGCGATTACAGGCTGGATGCATTCATGCCGCATGTGCAGCCGTTTTGGACCAATGACTACATCGCCCAGCGTTTGGGCTTAGGGGGGGTATCATGACTACAGAAAATCCAGAAAGACCGATCGGAAAAGCTGTTCCGGCGGATGCGGATGCAATCAGCGAGACCTTGGCCTTGGCTTTCTTTGACGACCCGGTGTTCCAGTGGCTGTTTCCCGATAGCACTGGCCGCAAGCAGCGCATGGACGCGATGTTCAAGCTGATGTTCCATTATGATGTGAAGCACGGTTACATTCGCAAATCACCGGACTGCCATGCAACGTCTTTTTGGCGGTCGCCGGGCACCGCAGAAATTCCGACATTGTCGGTTATCCCGATGTTGATCCCGTTGCTTGCGATTTACCGGTCGAGTTTCGGCAAGATGTTGAATTTGACCAATGCGATAAAACACAATTTGCCAAAGGGACGGCCTTTTTACTACGTGCACTTTGTTGGCGTTCGGCCAGATGACCAGCATCAAGGTTGGGGCACCGCGATGATGAAGGATGGTATCGCAAAAGCTGATGCGGAAGGAGTGGCCGTGTATCTGGAGACTGCACTTGAGAGCAATGTCACATTCTACCAGCATCTCGGCTTTACCGTGACAGGGGAATGGCACATCAAGGATGGGCCCAAGATGTGGTCAATGTTGCGTGAACCTGGATAGTGTCGCTTGACCCATGGGAAAGGCGTTCTTGCGAAAAACGCTGTAAGAAGTTGTAACCGGACCAGCCAATTTGTGGCTTCATTAGGATTCTGATGTAAGGTGCGGTGAGGTCTTTCTGCGCGCTCTTCAGTGTGCTGTGGTGATGCTTGATTGGGGTTCGGGAGTTTGAAAATGCGCGTTTCGTTGATGAAATTGGTCATTTCGGTGATGATTGCTGCGTGCACAGCATTGTTCGCGCTTCCCGCATCTGCGCAAGATGATGCGCCAATAACCTATGTCGTGAAAAAGGGTGACACGCTGAATTCGATTAGCGATCGTTACCTAACGGGTAGCGAGGCGATGGCCAAAGTTGCCTTGCTCAACAAGGTATTTCGCCCTCGCCAAATGCCGATTGGCAAAAAGCTTGAGTTGCCCCGCAACCTACTCCGTTTTGAGCAAGTTCCTTTGCGAGTGGAGCGATTTAGCGGCCCTGTCCAAGTTGGCGGCACTCAAGTCGAGGCCGGAGTTATTTTGCGTGAAGGCGGTGTTGTGAATACAGGTGCGAACGGCTTTGTGTCCTTCAGCAGCGTAAGAGGTTCTGTGGTATCGCTCCCATCGAATTCGCGTGCGCGTCTGAAACGCGCACGGCTTTATGCGCTCGATAATATTCTTGATGTCGATTTTGAAGTGTTGGGTGGCAGGGGCGAAGTTACTGCACCCAAATTAAGGGGGCAGGAGCGCTTCAAATTGCGGACACCTTTGGCCGTAACTGCAGTACGCGGCACTCAATTCCGGGTCGCACATGACGAGGTGCTTGGGCGTAGCGGAACCGAAGTGGTTGAAGGAGAAGTTGCAGTTAGCAGCGGGAAAAATGAGGAACTTGCCAGCGCAGGTTTCGGCATTGCATCCGGCGCGAATGGGTTGAGTGGCGTTGAAGCATTATTGCCAGCATCTGAGATCACCAACCCCGGGGCTATCCAGACTTCTGAATTGGTCGCATTTGCGGTTACGCCGCCTGATGGCGCGGTTGGTTATCGCACCCAAATTGCGCGTGAAGCGGGCTTCTTGGATGTGGTTGCCGAGCAAACCGAAACCTCTGGCGAAGTAAGTTTTAAAGGTCTTGAAGATGGCCGATATTACGTGCGCGTCAGAGCAATCTCGGCCAGCGGCCTCGAAGGGCTTTCAGAAAACTACAGCTTCAGGCGCAAGCGTTTAGGGGTCACCCCTTCAGTTGGCACATCGCCGCTTGCAGATGGCTTCAAGTTTGAATGGCTGACGGCTGGCGTTGGCGAGACTTACTACGCGTTTCAATTATGGGAGAAGGGCAGCGATGCGGCCCCACTTCTCGACGAAGTCGGGGTGAGTAGCAAAGGCTTGATACTGACCAATTTGGAACCGGGAATATATCAATGGCGCGTTGCTGCCATGCAGGCAGAAAGCGACGGTTTGCTGAAAGTTTGGGGACCAACTCAAAGTCTGATTGTTTCGGAATAACACAGCAGCTGTTATCTTAGCTCAAACATGTCATTCAAACGATTGATCCTCGAATGGGCAATTCTGCTCGCTTGTGCTTGCGGATTGGCTGTGCTGGCTCTCTCCGCGCAGGTGACCAACCGGATGGACGGGCGGCTGCTCGATTTTTCGACTTGGCTGGCGAATGGACCGGTCAGCGATGACATCGTCATTGTCGCGATCGATGATTACAGCTTAAACCGGATTGGCGCATGGCCTTGGTCGCGCCAAACGCATGCCCAGCTCGTAAGAGAGCTTGATGAAGCGGGCGCACAGTCAATTCTATTCGATGTGCTATTTTTGGAGCCGACGGAAGCCAAAGCCGATACCGCCTTGGCAAATGCGATCAGGGATTCTGGCAAGGTCATTCTACCGCACACTTTTGCCGCACAGGAAAATTCCGAAAACAACGTTGCGGTCGCCTATCCCTTGGAAATTCTGCGCGCACCTGCGCTGGCGGTTGGGCATGTCTATACTGAACCCGATCAGGATGGGATATTGCGGCGGTTCGACCTCGCTTTGCAATCAGGCGATGATGTTTTTCTGCAATTCGCAATGGCTGCTTTGCAAGCTGGCAGTGCCGATGAAGATGATCCACCTGGCAAAAGCGCAGGCGCAAATGTGCCGAAGCGCAAAGCCATAGTGCCGTTCAATCCGGCGGGAAGTTATGCAGTTATTCCCGCTGCCAACATATTGGATTCCGATATTCCGCGCGGCTTTCTCGAAGGCAAGACTATCATAATCGGGGCAATTGCGCCGGGCTTGAGCGACCGATATTTTGTTCCGTCGGGGCGTGTTGAAATTATGTCTGGTGTGGAAACGCAGGCAAATTTGCTGGCGGCGATCAAGCAAGGCAATCTGATTTACGAAGCAGATAGCAGGTGGCCATTAGCGCTCAGTTTGTTGGCGATCCTCGCGCAGTTCTTGGCATTTTGGCGCTTGAATCCGCGCCGTGGCCTCTACGCAACAGTGGCATTGATCATTGCCATGCTGACGCTTTCGGTCGGCCTCGTGGTCGCCGCAGGCGTCTGGATTCCGGTCGCGACCGCCGCGGTGGTTATGTTGCTTGCCTACCCTTTATGGAGTTGGCGCCGCTTGACCACTGTCAGCGAGTATCTTGACCGAGAGGCAGGCCGATTGCCGCATCAACTGCCAGAGAACACCGAGGCTGGAGGGTTTGATATTATTGCCCAACAAGTGGACCGGATGCGTAAATTGATCAGCAGCGTATCTGATTCTTTCACCTTCTTGCAGCAAGTTATCGAACTGGCACCTGATGCGATTATCGTACTGGACCGCGATGGTGTTGTTCAAATGATGAATCAAAAAGCAGACTTATTGTTCACCGAATGGGATTTGGCGGACAGGCCCGCATTTGGCGAAGTTGTCCTGCTGGCCAATGCCATCATTGACAATGAAAAAGGCGAACTGACTAGCAAGGATGGCGATGTATTCTTGATGGCATCAGCCGATTTCGTCGCGAGTGATTCAGCGAAATCAGGACAGATTGTCGCGCTAAGAGACATCTCGCAGATTCGCCGCCGCGAGACCGAGCGTGCCGAAATGCTCGAATTTCTTTCGCACGATATGCGCACCCCGCAGGTCGCAATCATCGGCTTGACCAAAGGCGCGGCCAGCGATGCAGTGGGCAATGACAGGTTGAGGAGAATTCGCACGCAGGCAGAACGGACGTTGAAGCTGGCCGATGATTTCGTGCAATTGGCGCGGCTTGAGGAGGCTGCACTGTATTTTGAGGATACCGACCTGTCAGCTTTGGCAGAGGAGGCATGTGACCGGGCTTATTCGCTCGCGAAGAAGAAGGGCATCACGGTAACGCAAGAGCTTTCCGAGATGCCGGTTTTTGCATGGGTCGAAGCATCGTTAATTGCCCGTTTGCTCGACAATCTGCTGGGTAACGCGATCAAATATTCACCGGGTAAGTCGGTGGTTATGCTATCTGTTCGTGAAATGGATGACGAGAATGTCGTCTTGGCTGTCAGCGATGAAGGCCCCGGCTTGCCAACGGAGCGTTTGGCAGATCCGTTTGCCCGGTTCGGTGCGCATGAAACCAAAGCCGGCCCAAGCGCCGGTCTGGGACTGACCTTTGTTCAGCGCACTGTGCAGAAGCATCATGGCACCATTGAAGTCGTAAGCCATTCTACCACCGGCACCAAATTCTCGATCGAATTGCCTAAAAATGCGCCGGGCGAGCTCGGTTAGCCTTGGGATTTTGCCATTGCGTCGCTAACAAGCTTGTCCGCCAATTCATTGGCCGCTTCTTCGGTTACGTCGCAACCAATGCTTTCAGCTGAGCCGCGATACGACAATTTGCCATTACTAATACGAAACATGGCCAATGTGGCGCGTAGCCGAACAGGCTTGCATTCATCAAATCTGCGAGCTTTGCGCGGTGCGGAGACCCAGATTGTCTCGTTAGACGCGTTGGTAACAGCATCGGCATCGACCATGCCCAAATCTGCCCGCCTAACCGAAAATGCATAATCGGCGATAATGCCTGCTGTATCTTCGATAGGGACTGCGTGTTCCTGGAACGATTGGCGCAATGCGGCTTCAAACATGGTGTGCTGCGGCCCCTCATCGCCAGAGAAATGCAGCCGAATTGCTGCTTTCTGAACTGGATCTAAAGTCGAGGATACAATCGCTGCTGGGGATGCCACAGCGCACGCTTGAATTGCCGGCAATGCAAGCAACAGGGTTGCCGCCCCATATAATCTGTTCGCCAGTTCGCGACCCGCGGGATAATCCTTGGCCATTCGACATGGTCCTCATTGCGCTAAGACTTTGCCAGTCTCAGTCCTCGTCGAATTCTGAGTATTTGTCCATCCTGTAGCCGAAACCGAACACGGTTTGGATCGCATAGCCATTTTGCGGGCGCAGGCCCAATTTTGAACGCACGCGGGAGACATGCATATCGAGCGTGCGAGTTTCAACGTCGATCGAACCGCCCCAGATTTGCGAGAATATATAGCTACGCGATAGAGGGCGATTGAGATTTTCAAAGAACAGCAGCGCCAAGCTGAATTCTTTGCTGGTCAATTTGACAGGTTCGCCATCATGTTCGATGATTTGTTTGAGCCGGTCGATCTTGAAATCCGCAAATTCCGCAAACCGATCAGGCTTTTCGCGAACTATTTTCCGTCCGGCGGCTTCAATTCGCGCCAAAATGACTTCGCTGCTTTCGGGCTTGATGATGTAGTCGGTCGCGCCAAGTTCCAGACCTTTAACCACGTCGCTTTTCCCGGCCCGGCTCGTAATCAGAATAAAAGCCGGCGGATGTTCAATCGCATCTTTCGCCCATTTCAGCACATCCACACCTGTCGAACCGGGCATGTTCCAATCGGCAACCACTACGTCAAATGTCTCGCGCTTGAGCGCGACGATTAAATCGTTCCCGTTACGATATTTATCGAACTGATGGCCCGTTCCCTCCAATACGGAGGCGAGCTGTTCCAGAATCTCCAGATCATCGTCTGCAATTGCTATGCGCATTGTTTGTCCCCTCGAACGATAGTCATACTTTATTTTTTACAACCATATTTTACATTCTCTTTGCCGTAATGAAGCTGAATCGCCAGCCATCTTTTCCGAATTTTACAAGTGTTTACTGAAAGGGTTTTGGTCTGGTTGCTGGTCAGATTGCGTTGAACAAAATCAATTGCAAATCAGCTGCGCAGAACACCTTGATTGTGTAATGCAGGGTGGGGGAGAAAAAGATGAGGTTTTTGTTATCGATAGGAGTGGCGGCTTGTGCGATGGCCGCTTCGTCCATTCCCGGGCGAGCTCAAGATGATGTTGCCGCTCAGGACCTTGTTGTGCCAGTGCCGAAGACGGGAATCGTCAGAGTGCGCCTGGCTAGTGATATTGGCAATGAAACTGCTGCGATAAGAACCGCTCTGGCACGCCATGACGGATGGGAAATTGCTGAACCAGCGGACTATGAAATCATCCGTGATCCCGAATTCTATCCCGATATTGTACTGGTCCCTATAAAGCGCGAAGGCCGCGGGATCGCCCCGGCGTATGACGAGCGCTTTCACCGTGCGGGCACGATGGAGGTCACTGAAGTTTTGGGATATTTTGCTGATCTGGTTAATCAGCAATATGGGTGGGCTTCGAACGTCCCCGAGCCAATCTATCTGGGGAGTCCTGACGAGCCAGATTTTGACGAAAGATTTGACAGTTTTGCTGGACCGATAGCGTCCAGAGCAAGCCTATTGGATCTTGAAAGCAAGTCCGATAATCAATCAACAACGGTCTGCGTCAGCCTGGAAGCGCCACCCGCCGGATATTGTTCGTTCCCTTCGGCGCGTGGATTGATGGAGGTACCAAGGGGTGCGAATATCACCGTAACGGTCAAACAGAGTTGGGCCTTGGACCGCAATGTTCACACGCTTGCTCTTGCGCCGGATAACAGCGTTAGTCTGCTTTTCTCTAGCGAGGCTCTACAGCCTTCGTTAGCAATTAGCGAAGATTTCAGCTCAGAAGCGATCATCGATAATGGTTCGGCCCCGGTGATCTTCAATCAACTGGGCTTGTACAGAATCATCACCATCGCCAGTGAACATCCGCTTAACCCATTGATTTTCAGTCATGATACTCGGGTCGCAATTCCGCCCAGTCTTTGTCAAAATTCTCTGGAGCGGCTGCTGTGCAAAAGCCTGTTTGGCAACGCAATCGAGCAGTCTGAACAGGCATATCTGGGGGCAACCGATGTTGCGGTGACCGATGTCTATTCTACCGAACCGATCAGACCTACTGCTTATATTATAAACGGATTTCCTGTGAGCCGCCGTGACGGCTTGTGGCAAGTGCAATTGTTCCGTCCGGTCAGAGGCACTCCGATGGGGCGATCAGGCAAGCGCCAAGGCAATGCCCACCGAATGAATTTTGAAAAGGCGCATCATTGCGGTGGTTCGTATATCGGTGATGGCTTCATCGTCACTGCGGCGCATTGTGTAAGAAATGAACCGCTTGGCAATGCCAAACCGGACATGTTTGTGCGGATGGGCACGCTCGATATCGCAAGCGGCGGTGTTACCTTCGGCATTGATTCGATTGTCGTGCATTCCGGGTATCGAAAGACGCCGGATTATGACGATATCGCTTTGGTGCGGATAAACCCGGATCAAATGGGCGCTGTTGAAAGTCTGGTCAGCCAGGGCAAGCTCGCCCCGATCGACTACCGTGCAGCAAGCGTGAGCAGAGGTTCCAAATTACTGGTGACGGGATGGGGCTTCACGGGTCGGACTCGGGACAATGATATTCTCGATATCAATGATAACACCCAGCGTAGCCCGCGTTATCTTGAAGGTGCAGAACTCACTTCTCAAAGCAATTCTCGATGCTCTCAAGTGACCACCTATTCCGGGTACAGCCTCACGAATATTGTCTGCGCCTCTAGTCCGGGCGCATTCAAGGACGCTTGTTACAAGGATAGCGGAGGGCCGCTAACGCGCCGGAGAGGTGATGGACGTGTTCTGGTCGGTATAGTATCGGCAGGAAATGGCTGCGCCATTACGCGCGGTGCGCCGGGGATCTATACGGCAGTCTTGCCCTACCAATCGTGGATCGATCGAGCAAAAGCGGGGACGCGCAGGAACAGCCGCGTATTCGTTCGTTAAATCACCGCCGGAACACTCCGGCGGCAATCTAAACAGGTTCTATAGCGGTCTAGTCGCCAATTCGGTCATCGGGACCGGTGCGTTCGCCTTCATCAACTTCCTCTTCCGAGGTCATTTCTTCTTCCCCGGCAGGCTCGGCAGGCTCGGCAGTTGCGGCATCAGGGGCATCTTCTTCCGCAGGCATTTCTGCCTCGGTCGTTTCTGCTTCCGCTGCTTCCTCTTGTTCGGGGGTGCAGCCAGCCATCATCAGGGCAGCGCCCGCCGCAATTCCCGCCATTCCAAATTTACGCATATCCATTCTCCTCATTGTTGAACGCGTTATTTTGTGAAACCCATTTTTCTGATTACGTTGTTATAGGCCGTTGTATCCCTGATCGGTTCGATTAGGGGGTCCCGGTATAGCTGGACCAGTCCGCTATCGCGCAGCCTCCATGCTTCCGCCAAAGCGGCCAATGCATCTTCTTTTCGGCCCCATTGACTGTATATCTGGGCATATTGATAGTTGCTCTTATCGCCAAATTCCGCCCTGAGTGTATCAAATTTGCGTTGCGCTTCCGCTTCGTCACCGAGCCGGAAATCTGCGATTGCGGTACCAGTAAGGCGCCAGACGGACCGGCTTTCTCGTTCGAATGATGCCTTGGCTTCTGCCACTTTTCCCTGGGCCAGCTTCACCAGTCCGACCGAATAATGATAGCTTGAAAGCCCTTCCTGAATATCTTTTGCCTTCTCAAAGGCGATCAGTGCGTCATCATGCCGTGCTCCATTATAGGCGATGTCGCCAATGGTTCGAAACGTGCGCGCATTGAGGGGGTCGAGCGATGCAGACAAATTGATCGCTTTGTTCGCACCGCCGTAATCCCCGATGCGGGACCGGAAGATAGCATATCGGCTCAAGATATCGGCATCACCTGATCCCAATTCATAAGATGTTTGATAGGGGCCTCGTGCCTTCCCCATGTCCAATTCACCCACTGCCAGCGCATATCCCAGCACCATATGACCATCGGGGAATTTGGGTGCAATCTCAACTGCTTTACGCCCTGCCAAGATGGCTTGATCGTAAAGCAAATCCCGCTGTTTTGGGGGCGCATAAAGATTGCCGATGATCCCCAATGCGCGGCTGCGTCCTGCATGTGCGGCAGCATAATTTGCATCAATGGCAATCGCTTCGTCAAACTTGGCAAGCGCTTGCCGATCGCTGTTTTCGTCTATTCCAGCATCGTATAATTCGCGTCCCTGCAGGAATGCTTCATAGGCAGCGATGTTTTCGGTGCCGCCGACTTCCGTGCCCGAGGACGCGCCATCCATTTGCGTAGTCAGTGCTTGGGTTACTGCTGCTGCAATTGCGCGCTGGATCTCGAAAATATCATCGAGAGCGCCGTCATAAGCAAGCGGCTCGATGCTAAATCCGGTGGCTCCATCTATCAATTCCGCCACGACGCGCACTTGATTGCCTGCACGCCTGACGGTCCCTTCGAGCAAATAGGCAACACCCAATTTTCTGCTTATGTCTTTGGCACCGCCGCCGTCCTTGTCTGCTGCGTCTGATGATGTCTGGGCGGATACTTTAAGCAACGGGTTTTGCGCCAATCGGCTCCGGACCTCCGCTGACAGACCTTGCGCGAAGTAGGTTTGTTCAGTGCCATCGCCTAATGAGGTGAATGGTAGGACCGCGATGCTGTTCTCATTTGGCTGGCTGCCGATGCCGCCATTCATCCAATATGCAAGTCCCGCTGCGCCAAGGATTGCGGTTCCGCCACCAATTATTGCGTTCCGACGGGTAAGCGCCTTTTCCGGGCGATGTTCCATTCTAGGCGGGCGCTGTGAAAGCGCCGGACTGCCCCCTTGTACAGTGATGATCGAATTAACCAGCCGGTCAAATTGAGGATCACCGGCCTTGGGCGATTTCTGCGATAGGTCGATGCATTGGAATTGGCCAAATCCGAGTGGTGGGTCTGTCTTGTCGATGGTAACCGGAACCAACCTGCCGCGGTCACGGCCATGCGTTGCTTCATCACGCACCCAGTGCGATTGAATCGAGGTTTTGGACCATATCACGACGACTGCACTGGCTGTTTCAAGCGCTTCTTCGGTTACCAATCCGTACTTGGCGCCGCCTTCAATCAGGCCATCCCACCAAACTTCAATTCCGGAATCTTGCAGGGCTTTTATAATCGGCAGCGCAGCAGGTTGATCTTCGCGTGAATAACTTAGGAAAATATGATTGGCAGATGCCGGATGGTCGCTATTTTGCATTACAAGCGCTACCTCCCGCCATCGGTAAGAATTTCAAAGGAGCGACCCTTCGTTAGAGTTAACACCGTCACTTGCCGATTGAAACCCGGTTAATTGATTTCCTCCTAGCTTATTCGTCACCGTCTATTCTCCAAAGCCTCTCCATCATCAGATAGGTGAAGGATGCGCTCCACGCGATGAGAACCAGGCCGTTAAGCGCCTCAAATCCGGCAACAAGCCGGATTGACCCGAGCGGCACGATATCGCCAATTCCCAGTGTGGTGTAGCTTGCAATCGAGAAGTAGAAATGGTCCGCCAATGTCGCGTGAGAAGAGTGGACGGCACCTTGCAATCCACCGATTCCGGCCATGTCGATTGCAAGAAATGCCAAAGCATAGAGCAAGACTTCGAGCAGATGGGCGACGAACAGGCTGAAGGTGACAGTCAGCAGCGGCCATTTTAGTCTGCTTCCCTCATTCCTGATTTCTCGCGCCAAAAATTTGAGGATCGCGAAATGCATCACGAATGTCAGCGCGACCAAAGTCATCGCAATTAGAAAAGTGACTAGCAGCATATTGGTTCGCCCCCGCTGTATCGATACGCCCGTAGAGTCTTTTTCCCGATGTAGCGTCATTTGTCACCTGACATCTGATTGCTCCACCAGCTATCCATGCTACAGTTTGGCAATGATGGGGCAGGGTGCATCGCGGGGGAATGGAATGATGAAGAGCCGCGAATTGCATGTGGGGATCACTGGCCACCGCGAAGGTAACCGTGCCTTTGACGCCAATAAGGTTGAAGTGAAGAGCGTACTGACCAAGGTGCTCGAAGCCTTGGCCGATCAAATTGGCGAAACGCAGCATGTGGTCCGACTTGTGACATGCTTGGCCCACGGCGCGGACATGTTGGCGGCAGCCATCGCCAAGGACCGCGGCTGGCAGGTCGATGCACCGCTTCCTTTCGGCCGCGCCCTTAACCAAGTGATCAACACCGCCGAATTGAGCGCAGACGAATTTCGAGATGCTTTGAAAGGCATCTCGCCCCGATCCGGGGCTGCCAAGCGCAATTGGCAAATGCTCGCCGAATTGACCGACTATGCAAATTGTTTTGAACTTGCCGAGCAAGATGATCTTGTCCGGGAGGCATTGGCAAACGAGGCATCGCCAATCTCTAACGCTGTTAGCAGCAAGGAGGCATCGCACCTCTTGTCCGATAGGTCCATCGCCGCAAGCATGGTAATGATCGAGCAATCCGATGTCTTGGTCGCGATTTGGGATGGCTCATCTCACAATGCGCCGGGCGGAACGCGCGACACGATAAGCAAGGCTCTGCACCTTGATTTGCCGGTGATTTGGATCAATCCCGCCGACAAGTGTTCTGTGCGCTTGCTGGCCGATGCGGCCGATTTGGTGGCCCAGAAATTCGGCCAGGACCAGAGTGAATTGGACCAGATAATTCGAACGGTCAAAACGGCAGCCCAGCTCAGGTGGCAGGCACAGGATCAGGCTGACAGCCAATTCGGGGCCGACCAATGGCGTGCCAGATCGACGCGCAAGTTCCACACCTATCGCCGGATAGAGGCGATGTTCGGCGCAAGCGGCAAGCCATTCGGGTCAATTGTCCAGAAATACGAACATCCTGACAACATAGCTGAAGGAAGCGGAAAGGCACTGTTGGATGATTTGAACGGCCTGCCTGGTATTGACCCCTCGCTTGCCGGCAAAATCGGTGAAAAAATACTGCCGCGG is part of the Pontixanthobacter gangjinensis genome and encodes:
- a CDS encoding TIR domain-containing protein, with the translated sequence MQNSDHPASANHIFLSYSREDQPAALPIIKALQDSGIEVWWDGLIEGGAKYGLVTEEALETASAVVVIWSKTSIQSHWVRDEATHGRDRGRLVPVTIDKTDPPLGFGQFQCIDLSQKSPKAGDPQFDRLVNSIITVQGGSPALSQRPPRMEHRPEKALTRRNAIIGGGTAILGAAGLAYWMNGGIGSQPNENSIAVLPFTSLGDGTEQTYFAQGLSAEVRSRLAQNPLLKVSAQTSSDAADKDGGGAKDISRKLGVAYLLEGTVRRAGNQVRVVAELIDGATGFSIEPLAYDGALDDIFEIQRAIAAAVTQALTTQMDGASSGTEVGGTENIAAYEAFLQGRELYDAGIDENSDRQALAKFDEAIAIDANYAAAHAGRSRALGIIGNLYAPPKQRDLLYDQAILAGRKAVEIAPKFPDGHMVLGYALAVGELDMGKARGPYQTSYELGSGDADILSRYAIFRSRIGDYGGANKAINLSASLDPLNARTFRTIGDIAYNGARHDDALIAFEKAKDIQEGLSSYHYSVGLVKLAQGKVAEAKASFERESRSVWRLTGTAIADFRLGDEAEAQRKFDTLRAEFGDKSNYQYAQIYSQWGRKEDALAALAEAWRLRDSGLVQLYRDPLIEPIRDTTAYNNVIRKMGFTK
- a CDS encoding two pore domain potassium channel family protein, which gives rise to MLLVTFLIAMTLVALTFVMHFAILKFLAREIRNEGSRLKWPLLTVTFSLFVAHLLEVLLYALAFLAIDMAGIGGLQGAVHSSHATLADHFYFSIASYTTLGIGDIVPLGSIRLVAGFEALNGLVLIAWSASFTYLMMERLWRIDGDE